One part of the Vicia villosa cultivar HV-30 ecotype Madison, WI linkage group LG6, Vvil1.0, whole genome shotgun sequence genome encodes these proteins:
- the LOC131613408 gene encoding heat shock 70 kDa protein 4-like — protein sequence MAKKYEGPAIGIDLGTTYSCVAVWQGQNNRAEIINNDQGNRTIPSFVAFTNAQRLIGEAAKYQAASNASNTIYDAKRLIGRKYSDIITQNDILLWPFKVIAGNDDNPVILVNYKGEEKRFSAEEISSMVLTKMREIAEKFLESPVKNAVITVPAYFNDSQRKATKDAVAIAGMNVMRIINEPTAAALAYGLQKRANCVEERTIFIFDLGGGTFDVSLLTIKNNVFKVKATAGDTHLGGEDFDNRMVNHFVEEFKRKHKKDIRGNPGSLRRLRSSCERAKRTLSFASVTTIDVVALFEGIDLYSSITRAKFEEINMDLFEKCMKIVNRCFWDSGVDKSSVDDVVLIGGSSRISKLQQLLQDFFKGKDLCMSINPDEAVAYGAAVQAALLIDGIKNISDMVLQDVTPLSLGTSVDEDIMDVIIPKNTSIPVIKSKNYKTVYDNQSCVLVDVYEGERMNASNNNLLGSFDFSVPPAPQGHIPIKVHFSIDGDGILNVSAEEETSGNRKDITVTNENGRLSSKEIERMIKEAESFKAEDTKLEQKVKAKNDLNDYLCQVRKVIADNDVSSMISPVDKLKIYTAVVKGQKLLDGNKNEEANVFVEFLKDLESMVDSALYKITNGV from the exons ATGGCCAAAAAATATGAGGGACCTGCAATTGGAATCGACCTTGGCACGACCTATTCATGTGTCGCTGTATGGCAGGGCCAAAACAATAGAGCTGAGATCATAAACAATGATCAAGGAAACAGAACAATACCTTCTTTTGTTGCATTTACTAATGCTCAAAGATTGATAGGTGAAGCTGCCAAATATCAGGCCGCCTCCAATGCTTCAAACACTATTTATG ATGCAAAGAGATTAATTGGAAGAAAATACAGTGATATCATTACTCAGAATGATATTCTATTGTGGCCCTTTAAGGTCATCGCCGGTAATGATGACAACCCCGTGATTCTTGTTAACTACAAGGGTGAAGAAAAGCGTTTTTCTGCTGAAGAAATATCATCTATGGTTCTCACAAAAATGAGGGAGATTGCAGAAAAGTTCTTGGAGTCACCTGTTAAGAATGCAGTGATTACTGTTCCGGCATATTTCAACGATTCTCAGCGGAAAGCCACAAAAGATGCTGTTGCCATTGCTGGCATGAATGTAATGCGGATAATCAATGAACCAACTGCGGCGGCTCTTGCATATGGACTTCAAAAGAGAGCTAATTGTGTTGAAGAGAGAACTATTTTCATCTTTGATCTTGGTGGTGGAACTTTTGATGTGTCTCTCCTTACTATTAAGAATAATGTCTTTAAAGTTAAGGCCACTGCTGGAGATACTCATCTCGGAGGAGAGGACTTTGATAATAGAATGGTGAACCACTTTGTAGAGGAGTTCAAGAGGAAGCACAAGAAGGACATAAGAGGGAACCCAGGATCCTTGAGGAGGTTGCGAAGTAGCTGCGAGAGGGCAAAAAGGACTctttcatttgcttctgtcactacTATTGATGTAGTAGCTTTATTTGAAGGCATTGATTTGTATTCATCTATCACTCGAGCAAAGTTTGAGGAAATCAACATGGATCTCTTTGAAAAGTGCATGAAGATTGTCAATAGATGCTTTTGGGATTCTGGAGTGGACAAGAGTAGTGTAGATGATGTTGTCCTTATTGGAGGCTCGTCTAGAATCTCCAAATTGCAACAGCTTTTGCAAGACTTTTTTAAGGGTAAGGATTTGTGCATGAGCATCAACCCCGATGAAGCCGTTGCTTATGGTGCAGCAGTCCAGGCTGCTTTGTTGATCGATGGCATTAAGAATATTTCAGACATGGTGTTGCAAGATGTTACCCCGTTGTCTCTCGGTACTTCAGTAGATGAAGATATCATGGATGTTATAATTCCAAAAAACACTTCCATTCCTGTCATTAAGTCTAAAAACTATAAAACAGTTTATGATAATCAATCCTGCGTCTTGGTTGATGTCTATGAGGGTGAGAGAATGAATGCCAGTAATAACAACTTGCTaggttcatttgatttttcagttCCTCCTGCTCCTCAAGGCCATATTCCTATCAAAGTACACTTTTCTATAGATGGTGATGGTATATTAAATGTATCTGCAGAGGAAGAAACCAGTGGTAATAGAAAAGATATTACAGTAACTAATGAAAATGGAAGACTCTCTAGCAAAGAAATTGAGAGAATGATTAAAGAAGCTGAGAGTTTTAAGGCTGAAGATACGAAACTTGAGCAGAAAGTTAAAGCAAAAAATGACTTGAATGATTATCTTTGCCAAGTGAGGAAAGTAATTGCTGATAATGATGTTAGTTCTATGATTTCTCCTGTTGACAAGTTGAAGATCTATACTGCTGTTGTGAAGGGCCAAAAATTGTTGGATGGCAATAAGAATGAAGAAGCCAATGTGTTTGTTGAGTTTTTGAAGGATTTAGAGAGCATGGTTGATTCTGCTTTGTACAAGATCACAAATGGAGTTTGA